One window of Enterobacter sp. RHBSTW-00175 genomic DNA carries:
- a CDS encoding TrmB family transcriptional regulator, protein MQNQPYMTAEAKAVFNELSTSPATAGEIAQNTHLSCEKCQFILTQLVIAGLSDYQFGCYKRLQ, encoded by the coding sequence ATGCAAAATCAACCGTATATGACCGCAGAAGCAAAGGCGGTTTTTAACGAATTAAGCACGTCACCAGCTACCGCTGGAGAAATTGCACAGAATACCCACCTTAGCTGTGAAAAATGCCAGTTCATACTTACGCAACTGGTTATAGCGGGGCTATCAGATTATCAATTCGGATGTTACAAGCGCCTCCAGTGA